Proteins encoded together in one Deltaproteobacteria bacterium window:
- a CDS encoding dissimilatory sulfite reductase-asociated protein DsvD translates to MADPKDKDIIIDFIKSKEGSKSKFYFNDLSNLFPDRKMRDVKKIVNELVTEERLVYWSSGSTTMYGLPGAGKQAGAEGES, encoded by the coding sequence ATGGCCGACCCCAAAGATAAAGATATCATCATTGATTTTATCAAGTCCAAGGAAGGTTCAAAATCGAAGTTCTATTTCAATGATCTGTCCAACCTTTTTCCGGACAGGAAAATGCGTGACGTAAAAAAAATCGTCAACGAGCTGGTCACTGAAGAGCGCCTCGTCTATTGGTCGAGCGGGAGCACGACCATGTACGGACTGCCCGGAGCCGGCAAGCAGGCCGGTGCCGAAGGCGAGAGCTAG
- the dsrB gene encoding dissimilatory-type sulfite reductase subunit beta translates to MAFISSGYNPDKPMENRITDIGPRHFTDFLPPVIAKNKGKWLWHEIVEPGVLMHKAESGDEVYTVRCGGARLMSVGHIREICDIADKFCGGHMRFTTRNNIEFMVTTLDEAKNLKKFLNDQKQSTGGHKFPVGGTGAGITNIVHTQGWVHCHTPATDASGTVKVVLDELFEEFQEMRMPAQVRISMACCLNMCGAVHCSDIAILGYHRKPPMIDHEYLDNLCEIPLAVAACPVGAIRPVKMDITTEKGEAKTVKTVAIKEERCMFCGNCYTMCPSLPLADTEGDGLVIMAGGKVSNRISNPKFSKVVVAFIPNEPPRWPTLAKVIRQIVDTYAKDARKYERVGDWAERIGWERFFEKTGLEFSEHMIDDFRDPAYYTWRQTTNFKF, encoded by the coding sequence GCCAAGAACAAGGGCAAATGGCTGTGGCACGAAATCGTCGAGCCCGGTGTTCTCATGCACAAGGCCGAGTCCGGCGACGAGGTCTACACGGTCCGCTGCGGCGGCGCTCGCTTGATGAGCGTTGGCCACATCCGCGAGATCTGCGACATCGCCGACAAGTTTTGCGGCGGCCATATGCGGTTCACGACCCGGAACAACATCGAGTTCATGGTCACCACCCTGGACGAGGCCAAGAATCTTAAAAAGTTCCTGAACGACCAGAAGCAGTCCACCGGCGGACACAAGTTCCCGGTCGGCGGTACCGGTGCCGGCATCACGAACATCGTCCACACCCAGGGTTGGGTCCATTGCCATACCCCGGCCACGGACGCCTCCGGAACGGTCAAGGTCGTTCTGGACGAATTGTTCGAGGAGTTTCAGGAGATGCGCATGCCGGCCCAGGTCCGCATATCCATGGCCTGCTGCCTGAACATGTGCGGGGCCGTTCACTGCTCCGACATCGCCATCCTCGGCTATCACCGCAAGCCTCCGATGATCGACCACGAGTACCTCGACAATCTGTGCGAGATTCCTCTGGCCGTGGCTGCCTGCCCGGTTGGCGCCATTCGTCCGGTCAAGATGGACATCACCACGGAGAAGGGCGAGGCTAAGACCGTCAAGACCGTGGCCATCAAGGAAGAGCGTTGCATGTTCTGCGGCAACTGCTACACCATGTGCCCGTCCCTGCCCCTGGCCGACACCGAGGGTGACGGACTGGTCATCATGGCCGGCGGCAAGGTCTCCAACCGGATCAGCAATCCGAAGTTCTCCAAGGTTGTCGTGGCCTTCATTCCCAACGAGCCGCCCCGCTGGCCCACATTGGCCAAAGTCATTCGGCAGATCGTTGATACCTACGCCAAGGACGCTCGCAAGTACGAGCGAGTCGGCGACTGGGCCGAGCGCATCGGTTGGGAACGGTTCTTCGAGAAGACTGGTTTGGAATTCAGCGAACATATGATCGACGATTTCCGTGATCCCGCCTACTACACCTGGCGGCAGACCACGAACTTCAAGTTCTAA